Genomic segment of Limisphaerales bacterium:
TCCGCAGCGCACGCCCGGCCTCGGCCCACGGATGTTTGGGGTTCACAAGAAAAACCAGTTCGTCAGTGAAGAGCGGTTTGAATTCAAAATCAGGATCGTGGCGCGGTTCGAGCGTCACGGCAATATCGATTAAATTTTCCCGCAGTGCCTCCACGATCTCCGCCGTGTCGCCCGGCTCAATGCTGAGACGGCACTTGGGAAATTGTTTTTGAAACTCCCGCAACACCGGTGGCAAAATGTATTGGCACGCCGCCGCGCTGGCACCAATCCGCAGCCGTCCCCGTCCCCACTCGCTGAGTTCATCCATCTCCGCGCGCGCATCGGCCATCTCGGAAAATATTTTTTTCGCGCGGCCCACAAACTGCTCACCCGCTTGAGTCAACAGCACCTTTTTCCCCACCCTGTCTAAAAGGCGACAGCCCACCTCCGCTTCCAGCAACTTCACCGCTTGACTCACCGCTGGTTGACTTTGATGCATCTCCCTTGCCGCAAGTGTGAAACTACCATGCTCCGCCAACATCAAAAACGCCCTCAACTGCCGTGCGTCGAGCGGATTGTTCATGTATAAAAAATTTTTATGCATCTCCAAAAAATAATTGATAGCATTTATCGCGCCAAAACCGCCGGTTGGCACGCAAATCGCTTGGGGCACTCGGAGGCGACTTGGTTTACGCAGGTTCCCCGTTTGAGTCATGGCCGATACTGGTTTTAATTTACTGAACATTCGAAGCTCGAAGATCCGCACGCTGCACTTCACATGGTTCGCCTTCTTTCTGACCTTTGTCGTGTGGTTCAACCACGCCCCGCTTTCGGCGGCCATTATAGAAACCTTCGATCTCTCCGCCGATCAATGGAAAGCGCTGCTGGTGCTGAACGTAGCCCTCACCATTCCCTCCCGGGTGATCATTGGCATGTTGGTGGATAAATTCGGGCCCCGCACGGTGTTCAGCATCCTGTTAATGGTGGCCGGAGTGCTCTGCTCGTTCTTTGCCTTGGCGCAAACCTACGAACAACTGGCTTTGGCGCGATTCATGATGGGCTTTGTGGGCGCCGGTTTTGTGATTGGCATCCGGCTGGTGGGCGAATGGTTTCCCGCCAAGGAAGTCGGCTTGGCCGAGGGCATCTACGGAGGATGGGGCAACTTCGGTTCAGCGGCCGCTGCACTGACATTGCCGACGATTGTGAGTTCCTTTTACAGCGGCGCTGATGCCTGGCGCTATGGGGTATTGACCACCGGCGCGGTGGCATTTGTTTACGGGATCATTTTTTATATCGCCGTCCGCAATACGCCCAAGGGGTCGACCTATTTCAAGCCCAAGAAAGCTGGCGGTCTGGAGGTGACCAGTCGCAAGGATTTCTATTTCCTGTTGGCAATGAATCTGCCGATGGTGCTGGCGCTCGGCGTGTTGGCGTGGCGGTTGACGCCTGAATTTGGGGTCGGCCTGATTTCCCGCAGCACGATGTATATCA
This window contains:
- a CDS encoding LysR family transcriptional regulator translates to MHKNFLYMNNPLDARQLRAFLMLAEHGSFTLAAREMHQSQPAVSQAVKLLEAEVGCRLLDRVGKKVLLTQAGEQFVGRAKKIFSEMADARAEMDELSEWGRGRLRIGASAAACQYILPPVLREFQKQFPKCRLSIEPGDTAEIVEALRENLIDIAVTLEPRHDPDFEFKPLFTDELVFLVNPKHPWAEAGRALRKDIARQQYILYFRNSRTFEFIEDYLRAEGISIKSVIETGSMSAIKELVKLGLGITILAPWIAREELAKKQLIALPLGRRKLKRQWGLLYWKGRPMGWAEETFVKLCRSGAAQFAAGNGLRSHV
- a CDS encoding NarK family nitrate/nitrite MFS transporter — protein: MADTGFNLLNIRSSKIRTLHFTWFAFFLTFVVWFNHAPLSAAIIETFDLSADQWKALLVLNVALTIPSRVIIGMLVDKFGPRTVFSILLMVAGVLCSFFALAQTYEQLALARFMMGFVGAGFVIGIRLVGEWFPAKEVGLAEGIYGGWGNFGSAAAALTLPTIVSSFYSGADAWRYGVLTTGAVAFVYGIIFYIAVRNTPKGSTYFKPKKAGGLEVTSRKDFYFLLAMNLPMVLALGVLAWRLTPEFGVGLISRSTMYIIWATLAALYAWQAYKIYDVNKEMLETGVEEAQQYEFKQVAILNLNYAVTFGSELAVVSMLPAFFAFTFDLDPVKAGMFGACFAVMCLVARPLGGWLSDKIGRRKTMMVALGGQVFGYFAMSQINDGWPVIAAVVVTSTCAFFALAGTGAVFAMVPLIKRRLTGQIAGMTGAYGNVGGACFLTALLLVSPSTFFIIIAICSIFALGASWFLSEPAGHTVEVMEDGTVQLIEVG